One stretch of Halapricum desulfuricans DNA includes these proteins:
- a CDS encoding DUF7311 family protein: MIRYVTAVVLAAVLVAASMPAVESAATVRGESAVESNVAAIESAAETLVEQERLPPRGLMGPQRSVELTFPSDSLTNAPVRHLELDRVDGENVTVARYRVAGGSMRTVTIDAPIVDESMDSPVDLGRPTGTVTYVLLLQREPTGDEPVVVLARASR, from the coding sequence GTGATCCGGTACGTCACCGCGGTCGTCCTGGCGGCGGTACTCGTCGCGGCGTCGATGCCGGCGGTCGAATCCGCGGCGACTGTCCGGGGCGAAAGCGCCGTCGAGTCGAACGTCGCCGCAATCGAATCGGCAGCCGAGACGCTCGTCGAACAGGAGCGCCTTCCCCCGAGGGGGCTCATGGGGCCACAGCGGTCCGTCGAACTGACGTTTCCGTCGGATTCGCTCACGAACGCCCCGGTTCGACACCTCGAACTCGATCGGGTCGACGGCGAGAACGTCACGGTCGCCCGTTATCGCGTCGCGGGCGGATCGATGCGAACCGTCACGATCGACGCTCCGATCGTCGACGAGTCGATGGACTCGCCAGTTGATCTCGGACGACCGACCGGAACGGTGACGTACGTACTGTTGTTACAGCGGGAACCGACCGGCGACGAACCGGTCGTCGTCCTGGCGCGAGCGAGTAGATAG
- a CDS encoding DUF7310 family coiled-coil domain-containing protein, with translation MTDIERLEERLSAVERTVIDGEHDFEELADLAEVADRLERLEDGFEELERRIADLEGRTDSLQGYVTNVDSVNESVEQQSASALAAVESLEERVEELERRSETTERVDQYRPTSRSQTTEQPIEEDSIAETVDRLVEGTDRERRPGAVAGAAGDGTTAVGQTDGGSASAPARAADSSDDPHADTPEADPDEIDRRYGERPDPVPDSEITADETDETGSDDDSFLSSLKSTFS, from the coding sequence ATGACCGACATCGAGCGGCTGGAGGAGCGACTGTCGGCCGTCGAGCGGACGGTGATCGACGGCGAACACGACTTCGAGGAGCTGGCGGATCTCGCGGAGGTCGCCGATCGACTCGAGCGTCTCGAAGACGGGTTCGAGGAACTAGAGCGTCGCATCGCGGATCTGGAAGGGCGGACCGATTCCCTACAGGGGTATGTCACTAACGTCGACTCGGTCAACGAATCGGTCGAACAGCAGTCGGCGTCGGCGCTCGCCGCGGTCGAATCACTCGAGGAGCGCGTCGAGGAACTCGAACGACGCTCGGAGACGACTGAACGCGTCGATCAGTATCGACCGACTTCCCGCTCGCAGACGACCGAACAGCCTATCGAGGAGGATTCGATCGCGGAGACCGTCGACAGACTGGTCGAGGGAACGGACCGCGAGCGGCGACCGGGCGCCGTCGCCGGAGCCGCCGGCGACGGCACGACTGCGGTGGGACAGACCGACGGCGGGTCTGCCAGTGCGCCCGCGCGCGCCGCTGACTCGTCCGACGATCCGCACGCCGACACGCCCGAGGCCGATCCCGACGAGATCGACCGTCGCTACGGGGAACGACCCGATCCGGTTCCCGACAGTGAGATAACTGCCGACGAAACCGACGAGACTGGATCGGACGACGATAGCTTCCTCTCGTCGCTGAAATCGACGTTCTCGTGA
- a CDS encoding ATP-binding protein has translation MTFVIGRGEGESLEKRPTGRLGTYRALDGSSGAPLYVDLDGPHAMLVVGKRGYGKSYTLGVIAEGLARAEGVAPVVIDPMGVFDTLAEQSRGDPVPAEVMTAPPVHPNALDPRSWCALLELSPESGAGALVWQAAGEHDSLTGMRRHVRDADAPGTDKRAAINHLDLADSWGIFDEEGVAAADLAGPAISVVDVSGLDSAPMNAVARAIGETLYRARVDRAIDRLPWVLIDEVHTFFDGVAAPALETILTRGRAPGVSLVMATQRPSAVPPVGVSQSDVIVSHRLTSGADIEALKATQPTYMDASLEERMPTETGDVIVVDDATETVHAATIRRRDTPHGGDSPRASDR, from the coding sequence GTGACGTTCGTCATCGGACGTGGGGAGGGGGAATCGCTCGAGAAACGACCCACCGGACGGCTGGGCACGTATCGCGCGCTGGACGGCTCCAGCGGCGCGCCGCTGTACGTCGACCTCGACGGCCCGCACGCGATGCTGGTCGTGGGCAAACGCGGCTACGGCAAGTCCTACACGCTTGGCGTCATCGCCGAGGGGCTCGCCCGCGCGGAGGGCGTCGCACCCGTCGTCATCGACCCCATGGGCGTGTTCGACACGCTCGCCGAGCAGTCGCGGGGCGACCCCGTGCCGGCCGAGGTCATGACGGCACCGCCCGTCCACCCGAACGCGCTCGACCCCCGGTCGTGGTGTGCCCTGCTCGAGCTCTCGCCCGAGAGCGGTGCCGGCGCACTGGTCTGGCAGGCCGCGGGGGAACACGACAGTCTGACAGGGATGCGCCGGCACGTCCGGGACGCCGACGCGCCCGGGACCGACAAACGCGCGGCGATCAACCATCTCGACCTCGCCGATTCGTGGGGAATCTTCGACGAAGAGGGGGTCGCGGCGGCCGACCTCGCCGGCCCGGCGATCTCCGTCGTCGACGTGTCGGGACTCGACTCCGCCCCGATGAACGCTGTCGCGCGCGCTATCGGCGAGACGCTGTATCGCGCCCGCGTCGACCGTGCGATCGATCGGCTGCCCTGGGTGCTGATCGACGAGGTACACACCTTTTTCGACGGCGTTGCGGCGCCAGCCCTCGAGACGATTCTCACGCGCGGCCGCGCACCCGGCGTGAGTCTCGTGATGGCGACCCAGCGCCCGAGCGCCGTGCCGCCGGTCGGCGTCTCCCAGTCTGACGTTATCGTCTCGCACCGGCTGACCTCCGGTGCCGACATCGAGGCGCTGAAAGCCACGCAGCCGACCTACATGGACGCCTCGCTGGAGGAGCGAATGCCAACTGAGACCGGCGACGTGATCGTCGTCGACGACGCCACCGAGACGGTCCACGCCGCGACGATCCGCCGCCGAGACACGCCTCACGGCGGCGACAGTCCGCGCGCGTCCGATCGGTAG
- a CDS encoding DUF7382 domain-containing protein has protein sequence MRERRSFRTDERGIEGLPIRLVIAIVVGVAALSVMMTIIDDVGTVGEEELSANPNHEVLSNNIKYPIGVTVTDEDGQGIPNATVYLQSGTANLDKSDTTFTETDYNGSTNTLNINPKTDIDWRPGQESGEIEIHIKPPGDGNYKDDQIDKITVLNPNA, from the coding sequence ATGCGCGAACGGAGGTCGTTCCGCACGGACGAACGGGGTATCGAGGGGTTACCGATCAGGCTCGTGATCGCCATCGTGGTGGGGGTCGCGGCGCTGTCGGTCATGATGACCATCATCGACGACGTCGGAACCGTCGGCGAGGAAGAACTGTCGGCGAATCCGAACCATGAGGTATTATCAAATAATATTAAATATCCTATAGGAGTCACCGTGACTGATGAAGACGGCCAAGGAATTCCGAACGCCACTGTATATCTACAATCGGGAACGGCAAATCTAGACAAATCGGATACTACGTTCACCGAAACAGATTATAATGGATCGACAAACACCCTGAATATTAATCCAAAAACAGATATTGACTGGAGACCCGGACAAGAATCGGGTGAGATTGAAATCCATATCAAGCCTCCTGGAGATGGAAATTACAAAGACGATCAAATCGATAAAATAACCGTTCTGAACCCCAACGCATAG
- a CDS encoding CARDB domain-containing protein: protein MVINTQAQNPVGASDDDAVRDVYWSEEISGTTSKHGTELTREQMTGPEAAEHMDGLDFEEVWTTSDGLPVQQWRIQDLSLRVDDRQLMVGESTDATVTLEMAASDDTTATTTAEYDLNTSAATIENGTLEATDRGTAGLTASVAGHSDTVTVAMLAPPELGVADATPDDALVARDSTVTVDTIIENAGDLEGSDTFDLEVDGETVDSTTVAVDGREERSVAFRWTPTETGSYALAVGEETVGTVEVVEPPEVAVTDASVEADGLLVGQAATISTTLENPDRLAGSETATLVAGDTVVESRDVSVAAETTDTAAFTWTPDEPGTYNLTVNSVDAGTVEAVPRSAVSVMHVAATDRVLTDEAAEVTAEIVNEADAPVETPVVYAVDDDHIETRSVTLDPGTNTVAFETELSETGTVTHSVSVADTAGNTETAVHAPARFEVTNVVAPETVDAGQEVTISATVTNAGDVDGEATVDVSVDGATVTDKTVPVEADDSTRVSATFTLQAQGEHTFSVATGDDSMSDAITAESADSDRTPDQSTGGSTTQSDEETTSGDGSGPGFGVVAALVATVGFGVALRESSSL, encoded by the coding sequence GTGGTGATCAATACCCAGGCGCAAAACCCTGTTGGTGCAAGCGATGACGATGCCGTCCGCGATGTCTACTGGAGCGAAGAGATCAGCGGAACTACCTCCAAGCACGGCACAGAACTCACCCGCGAGCAGATGACCGGCCCGGAAGCCGCCGAGCACATGGACGGGCTTGACTTCGAGGAGGTCTGGACGACGAGCGACGGACTCCCGGTCCAGCAGTGGCGGATCCAGGACCTCTCGCTGCGCGTCGATGACCGGCAACTCATGGTCGGGGAATCGACCGACGCGACGGTCACGCTCGAGATGGCCGCCAGCGACGACACCACGGCGACGACCACCGCCGAGTACGATCTCAACACCTCGGCGGCTACAATCGAGAACGGCACACTCGAAGCCACCGACCGCGGCACGGCCGGACTCACGGCCTCGGTGGCCGGCCACTCCGACACTGTGACCGTCGCGATGCTCGCGCCGCCGGAACTCGGCGTCGCCGACGCGACCCCCGACGATGCGCTCGTCGCTCGAGATTCGACCGTCACTGTCGACACGATCATCGAGAACGCCGGCGATCTCGAGGGCAGCGACACGTTCGACCTCGAGGTCGACGGCGAGACGGTCGACTCGACGACCGTCGCTGTCGACGGCCGCGAGGAGCGATCGGTCGCCTTCCGCTGGACACCGACCGAGACCGGCAGCTACGCGCTGGCCGTCGGCGAAGAGACGGTCGGTACCGTCGAGGTCGTCGAACCGCCCGAAGTCGCCGTGACCGACGCGTCTGTCGAGGCGGACGGGCTGCTCGTCGGGCAGGCGGCGACTATCTCGACCACACTCGAAAACCCAGATCGACTCGCCGGCTCGGAGACGGCGACGCTCGTTGCGGGCGATACGGTCGTCGAGTCTCGAGACGTGTCGGTCGCGGCCGAGACCACCGACACGGCGGCGTTCACCTGGACGCCCGACGAACCGGGCACGTACAATTTGACGGTCAACTCCGTCGACGCTGGTACCGTCGAGGCCGTCCCGCGATCGGCGGTCTCCGTGATGCACGTCGCCGCGACCGATCGGGTACTCACCGACGAGGCCGCGGAAGTGACCGCCGAAATCGTCAACGAAGCCGACGCCCCCGTCGAGACGCCCGTCGTCTATGCGGTCGACGACGACCACATCGAGACGCGGTCTGTCACACTCGATCCCGGTACCAACACCGTCGCCTTCGAGACCGAGCTGTCGGAAACCGGTACCGTCACGCACTCGGTTTCGGTTGCCGATACCGCGGGCAACACCGAAACCGCTGTGCATGCACCCGCGCGGTTCGAAGTTACGAACGTAGTCGCGCCCGAGACCGTCGATGCAGGCCAGGAGGTGACGATCAGCGCGACCGTCACAAACGCCGGTGACGTCGACGGCGAAGCGACGGTCGACGTCAGCGTCGACGGCGCGACAGTGACTGACAAAACAGTCCCGGTCGAGGCCGACGACAGCACCCGCGTGTCTGCGACGTTCACGCTACAGGCACAGGGCGAACACACGTTCAGTGTCGCAACCGGCGACGACAGCATGTCGGACGCGATTACCGCTGAAAGTGCGGACAGCGATCGGACCCCCGATCAGTCCACCGGCGGATCGACGACGCAATCGGACGAAGAGACGACGTCGGGCGACGGGTCCGGCCCCGGCTTCGGCGTCGTCGCCGCCCTGGTGGCGACTGTCGGGTTCGGTGTCGCGCTCCGCGAATCGAGTTCGCTGTAG
- a CDS encoding TrmB family transcriptional regulator: MNEESTVEALTRLGLTTYEARVFVALQRLGTGTASDIAEITAVPRSQVYGAADDLQDRGLLDVQQTRPTVYRPVSPEEAERRLLSQLESVGQEAFGYLEEIRGSADSDDERSEAIWTVQGRANVRDRVVDLIGDADDRIVYGTPRPELLEDEVLAALTEAAETGVDVTVVSDESSVLESVPADGPIRTVPQPADRQPEVSTARILLADGGTLLMSVVSAAVEDDDQETAFWSAGTAFATVLVTLSEELIELDR, from the coding sequence ATGAACGAGGAATCAACCGTCGAGGCGCTCACGCGGCTGGGACTGACGACCTACGAGGCGCGCGTGTTCGTTGCACTCCAGCGCCTCGGGACGGGCACCGCCAGTGACATCGCGGAGATCACGGCCGTCCCGCGCTCGCAGGTGTACGGGGCCGCCGACGACCTTCAGGACCGCGGTCTGCTCGACGTCCAGCAGACCCGGCCGACGGTGTACCGCCCCGTCTCGCCCGAGGAAGCCGAGCGACGACTGCTCTCACAGCTGGAGTCCGTCGGGCAGGAAGCCTTCGGGTATCTGGAGGAGATCCGGGGCAGCGCCGACAGCGACGACGAACGGAGCGAGGCGATCTGGACGGTCCAGGGCCGGGCGAACGTCCGCGATCGGGTGGTCGATCTGATCGGCGACGCCGACGACCGGATCGTCTACGGCACGCCGCGACCGGAGCTACTCGAAGACGAGGTCCTCGCAGCGCTGACGGAAGCCGCAGAGACTGGCGTCGACGTAACGGTTGTCAGCGACGAGTCGTCGGTGCTCGAGTCGGTTCCCGCTGACGGACCGATTCGGACAGTCCCACAGCCGGCCGACCGCCAGCCAGAGGTCAGCACGGCGCGGATCCTGCTCGCTGACGGCGGGACCCTCCTGATGAGCGTCGTCTCGGCGGCCGTCGAGGACGACGATCAGGAAACCGCGTTCTGGAGCGCCGGCACCGCGTTTGCGACGGTCCTCGTCACGCTGTCCGAAGAACTGATAGAACTGGATCGCTGA
- a CDS encoding metallophosphoesterase family protein, with amino-acid sequence MQIGVISDVHGNIVALDAVLSDMPDIDELVCAGDVVGYNPWPGECVDRIREAEVPTVEGNHDRAVVTGRYPGFNDMAAAGVEYAREHLTDEQIEWLSELPTERTLFDGRVKVVHGHPDDPDHYTRPSEYSPDLLGGEDVLIMGHTHVQHHEIYDEGIVLNPGSVGQPRDRDHRAAYSVVDPDARSVEEHRVEYDTDAVVKEVVDAGLPQQIGFRLTQGR; translated from the coding sequence ATGCAGATCGGGGTCATCTCGGACGTGCACGGAAATATCGTCGCGCTGGACGCCGTGCTGTCAGACATGCCGGACATCGACGAACTGGTCTGTGCGGGGGACGTCGTCGGCTACAACCCCTGGCCGGGGGAGTGTGTCGATCGGATCCGGGAGGCCGAGGTTCCGACGGTCGAGGGCAACCACGACCGGGCAGTCGTCACCGGTCGCTATCCCGGGTTCAACGACATGGCTGCCGCTGGCGTCGAATACGCGCGGGAGCACCTGACGGACGAGCAGATCGAGTGGCTGTCCGAGTTGCCGACCGAGCGGACGCTGTTCGACGGCCGCGTGAAAGTCGTCCACGGCCACCCCGACGACCCCGACCACTACACCCGACCCTCGGAGTACAGTCCCGACCTCCTCGGCGGGGAGGACGTGCTGATCATGGGACATACACACGTCCAGCACCACGAGATCTACGACGAGGGGATCGTCCTCAACCCCGGAAGCGTCGGCCAGCCCCGCGATCGAGACCACCGGGCGGCCTACAGCGTCGTCGATCCGGACGCTCGATCCGTCGAGGAACACCGCGTCGAGTACGACACTGACGCCGTCGTCAAGGAGGTCGTCGACGCCGGCCTCCCCCAGCAGATCGGCTTCCGGTTGACGCAGGGCCGGTGA
- a CDS encoding IS607 family transposase, with protein MAKVYSVGEFAEELGVHPETVKRWCREDKLNYTRTAGGHRRIPHSELQRLEGTTQQRTDKVAIYARVSGHGQKKDGDLDRQLNSLKEYAHDHGWSIENQYTDIGSGLNENRRGLNKLLNDAEDADYGRILVTYQDRLTRFGYSYVERLLDQHGVEITVINEETDKTAHEELVDDLLQLVASFAGKLYGMRSSKRKNLVETVESEVNTGE; from the coding sequence ATGGCAAAGGTGTACTCCGTCGGAGAGTTCGCAGAGGAGCTTGGAGTCCACCCAGAAACCGTCAAACGGTGGTGTAGAGAAGATAAACTCAACTACACCCGCACTGCTGGCGGACACAGACGAATCCCTCACTCAGAACTCCAACGCCTCGAAGGAACCACCCAACAACGAACCGACAAAGTAGCCATCTACGCCCGGGTCTCTGGACACGGACAGAAGAAAGATGGCGACCTCGACAGACAACTCAACAGCCTCAAAGAGTACGCACATGACCACGGCTGGAGCATTGAAAACCAATACACCGACATCGGAAGCGGACTCAACGAAAACAGACGTGGATTGAACAAACTATTAAATGACGCCGAAGACGCCGACTACGGTCGCATCCTCGTCACCTACCAAGACCGACTCACTCGATTCGGATACTCATACGTAGAACGCTTACTCGACCAACACGGCGTCGAAATTACTGTCATCAACGAAGAAACCGATAAGACAGCACACGAGGAGCTTGTCGATGACCTTCTCCAACTCGTCGCTAGTTTCGCAGGCAAACTGTACGGGATGCGCTCATCCAAACGAAAGAATTTGGTTGAAACTGTTGAATCTGAGGTGAATACGGGTGAGTAG
- a CDS encoding transposase translates to MSSHLSLPIRLPDEERERYNRLAELTTQTANTLIEQYWTPDHLSEIHESSHQAWKYFGEHEAFAAFDIYLPSRYKRCLLQKVGETLRSHADKREAFQTVKPLLPDHKIRRIHTRRIKERLWESDEYLSSGYVDALINQLNAYYDVHGEYPDTYFDFQDCPEYSSGVLPYSADDGPTSGQAVKYQYDESTQQLTVELKTPDTLEADTWGDWTWTEYTLDGYDAFRELVEYGSLSAPSFQPNTSKRGTEYYELSFPVEVEHTDTPDDVKTVLAIDGGLRKDATAVVVDNEGEQLSTPYFIQNTERERMRNLNRERNQLNSKLAHLRRQGRDHTDTFKHVQSEYERVNNKLRHKREQLVHDVSNQILALAVVYDVDAIVHEDLRSLSPPRGDGQLSWELSSWARREIIESIKYRADIAGIHIERVYAGNTSRSCPRCGSTGHTTKSPDHDYEVWHGGHFRCDNSRCGFQADRDYVGAVNVARVFYAESDSLDSNFTSSYTGDSEIEVAGRSAGSRPAFGNAPVAYTGQSRVTAGGGSCLIAPAVTLTGTKNNGSKSSVSSPAIHSYSLFVRDTAVCC, encoded by the coding sequence GTGAGTAGTCATCTCTCACTCCCAATACGACTGCCAGACGAGGAGCGAGAGCGATACAATCGACTCGCTGAACTCACCACGCAAACAGCGAACACGCTCATCGAGCAATACTGGACACCAGACCACCTATCTGAGATTCACGAATCCTCGCATCAAGCGTGGAAATACTTTGGCGAGCACGAAGCGTTCGCAGCGTTCGACATCTATCTCCCCAGTCGATACAAACGCTGTCTGTTACAGAAAGTCGGAGAAACACTCCGCAGTCACGCTGACAAACGAGAAGCCTTTCAAACAGTCAAACCGCTGCTTCCCGACCACAAGATTCGACGCATCCACACGCGACGAATCAAAGAGCGGCTCTGGGAGTCGGACGAATACCTGTCTTCGGGCTACGTAGATGCACTAATCAACCAGTTGAACGCTTACTACGACGTTCACGGCGAATATCCAGACACGTACTTTGACTTTCAAGACTGCCCAGAATACTCCTCTGGCGTGTTACCGTATTCAGCAGATGACGGGCCAACTAGCGGTCAGGCAGTCAAATACCAGTACGACGAATCCACGCAACAACTCACTGTCGAACTCAAAACCCCTGATACACTTGAAGCCGACACATGGGGTGACTGGACATGGACAGAATACACCTTAGATGGCTACGACGCCTTCCGCGAGTTAGTTGAATACGGGAGTCTCTCCGCTCCATCATTCCAACCCAACACGTCGAAACGGGGCACTGAATACTACGAGTTGTCGTTCCCTGTCGAGGTCGAACACACAGACACCCCTGACGACGTTAAAACTGTGTTAGCGATTGATGGCGGTCTTCGGAAAGATGCAACCGCTGTCGTCGTAGACAACGAAGGAGAACAACTCTCCACCCCGTATTTCATCCAGAATACGGAACGAGAGAGGATGCGGAATCTGAATCGGGAGCGCAATCAACTCAACTCGAAACTCGCTCATCTACGCCGACAGGGACGCGACCATACAGACACGTTCAAACACGTGCAATCGGAGTACGAGCGAGTGAACAACAAGCTTCGACACAAGCGCGAGCAACTTGTCCACGACGTATCCAACCAAATCCTCGCACTCGCCGTAGTGTACGACGTGGACGCTATCGTCCACGAAGACCTGCGGTCACTCTCACCACCACGGGGTGACGGACAGCTCTCATGGGAACTGTCATCATGGGCACGTCGAGAGATTATCGAGAGCATCAAATACCGCGCCGATATTGCGGGTATCCACATCGAACGAGTGTATGCAGGAAACACGAGTCGGTCGTGTCCTCGCTGTGGCTCGACAGGACATACAACGAAATCGCCTGACCACGACTACGAGGTCTGGCACGGCGGTCACTTCCGTTGCGACAACTCGCGGTGTGGCTTTCAGGCTGACCGTGACTACGTTGGTGCTGTCAACGTGGCCCGCGTGTTTTACGCGGAGTCGGACTCGCTAGACTCGAATTTCACGTCTTCCTATACGGGAGACTCTGAAATCGAGGTAGCTGGCCGTTCCGCTGGCTCGCGTCCCGCGTTCGGCAACGCCCCCGTAGCGTATACTGGACAGTCGAGAGTGACTGCTGGTGGCGGGTCGTGCTTGATAGCGCCCGCTGTCACTCTGACAGGGACGAAAAACAATGGCAGCAAAAGTTCTGTGTCAAGCCCAGCGATACACAGTTACTCTCTCTTTGTGAGAGATACTGCTGTTTGCTGCTGA
- a CDS encoding transcription initiation factor IIB family protein has translation MYRARDAVENEQWIAAIEEASERLDLGTETRSRAADLFLTNAPEPDRSKRAVLAASVYVSALTTGERRSQSAVADATGVSRLAIQNRWKEILESAGFDAPDW, from the coding sequence GTGTATCGTGCCCGCGACGCCGTCGAGAACGAGCAGTGGATCGCCGCCATCGAGGAGGCGAGCGAGCGTCTCGACCTCGGGACCGAGACGCGGTCGCGGGCGGCCGACCTGTTCCTGACGAACGCTCCCGAGCCCGACCGCTCCAAGCGGGCCGTCCTCGCGGCGAGCGTCTACGTGAGTGCGCTCACGACGGGCGAGCGGCGCTCCCAGAGCGCGGTCGCGGACGCGACTGGCGTCTCGCGGCTGGCGATTCAGAACAGATGGAAGGAGATACTCGAATCCGCGGGGTTCGACGCGCCGGACTGGTAG
- a CDS encoding phosphopantetheine adenylyltransferase — protein sequence MKVALGGTFDPIHDGHRALFERAFELGDVTVGLTSDELAPRTRNEDRPIRSFERRKRDLETELRSYAEEYDRDFEVRELTEPTGIATEPQFDALVVSPETETGGRRINEIRRENGDDPLEIEVVDHVLAEDGDIISSTRIVTGEIDEHGTLTPEREGRKPIEE from the coding sequence ATGAAGGTCGCGCTGGGCGGGACGTTCGATCCGATCCACGACGGCCACCGGGCGCTGTTCGAGCGCGCGTTCGAACTGGGCGACGTCACCGTCGGGCTCACCAGCGACGAACTGGCACCGCGCACCCGCAACGAGGACCGACCGATCCGGAGCTTCGAGCGGCGCAAACGCGATCTCGAAACCGAACTTCGCTCCTACGCCGAGGAGTACGACCGGGACTTCGAGGTCCGAGAGTTAACCGAGCCGACCGGCATCGCGACGGAACCGCAGTTCGACGCACTGGTCGTCTCGCCTGAGACCGAAACCGGTGGCCGCCGGATCAACGAGATCCGACGGGAGAACGGCGACGACCCGCTCGAGATCGAAGTTGTCGATCACGTGCTCGCCGAAGACGGCGACATCATCTCCAGCACGCGGATCGTCACCGGCGAAATCGACGAGCACGGAACCCTCACGCCCGAACGCGAGGGGCGCAAGCCGATCGAAGAGTAG
- a CDS encoding DUF7095 family protein: MALERETALDRAEAIVETVATETTPVPVREVWVYGDVALGMDPVDRLNVYVTKDLLFGRDEAAAERFSDSHGVEGVGQTVRAEWAEQHPELVRANRNGHVAPEQCLAAHLLEPDEPVHLEVCNASFEDNVTQRLEGARARGNYEQLLDPRGVCLWLGDGEGSGRRSDDAFRKLREGSLAFPTLADSLSMLGLDEDEAREAADALRAVRERRDGRSVRSDVV; encoded by the coding sequence ATGGCGCTCGAACGCGAGACCGCACTCGACCGCGCCGAGGCGATCGTCGAGACGGTCGCGACCGAGACGACACCGGTCCCCGTCCGGGAAGTGTGGGTCTACGGCGACGTCGCGCTGGGGATGGACCCGGTCGATCGGCTGAACGTCTACGTGACCAAGGACCTCCTGTTCGGGCGCGACGAGGCGGCCGCCGAACGCTTCAGTGACTCACACGGCGTCGAGGGCGTCGGGCAGACGGTCCGGGCGGAGTGGGCCGAGCAGCATCCCGAGTTGGTCCGCGCGAACCGGAACGGACACGTCGCGCCCGAGCAGTGTCTCGCTGCGCACTTGCTCGAACCGGACGAACCCGTCCATCTGGAGGTCTGCAACGCCTCCTTCGAGGACAACGTCACCCAGCGCCTCGAGGGTGCGCGGGCGCGCGGCAACTACGAGCAGTTGCTCGATCCGCGCGGAGTCTGTCTGTGGCTCGGTGACGGCGAAGGCTCCGGTCGTCGAAGCGACGACGCGTTCCGGAAACTCCGGGAGGGATCGCTCGCGTTCCCGACGCTCGCCGACTCGCTGTCGATGCTCGGACTCGACGAAGACGAGGCGCGCGAGGCGGCCGACGCGCTCAGGGCCGTCCGCGAGCGCCGGGACGGCCGGTCGGTTCGCAGCGACGTCGTGTGA
- a CDS encoding HAD-IIA family hydrolase, translating to MTVAGAVVDLDGTVYLDGDPIDGALAGLERLASLSDGVWFVSNNPSHSPSEYVERLEDIGFETESDRILSSGAVTTEYLADAHADDDVFVIGADGLRRQLRDAGVTLCERPAAADALLASWTTEFDYDDLVAAIRVLERDVPFYGTDPDRTFPGTDGRPIPGSGAIVRSIAETTEREPDRIFGKPSEAMVKAVLDRLPGPPEEYLVIGDRVETDVALGERAGMTTVRVRTGAEASGNVTPDHVVESLGDIERVL from the coding sequence ATGACAGTCGCAGGTGCCGTCGTCGATCTGGACGGCACGGTCTATCTGGACGGCGACCCGATCGACGGCGCGCTGGCGGGGCTCGAACGGCTCGCGTCGCTCTCGGACGGCGTCTGGTTCGTCTCGAACAACCCCTCTCACAGCCCCAGCGAGTACGTCGAGCGCCTCGAAGACATCGGGTTCGAGACGGAGTCGGACAGGATCCTCTCGTCGGGTGCCGTGACGACCGAGTACCTCGCCGACGCGCATGCCGACGACGACGTCTTCGTGATCGGTGCCGACGGGCTCCGTCGACAACTCCGGGACGCCGGCGTCACCCTGTGTGAGCGGCCCGCGGCCGCCGACGCCCTGCTCGCCTCTTGGACGACCGAGTTCGATTACGACGATCTGGTGGCCGCGATCCGAGTGCTCGAGCGCGACGTGCCGTTCTACGGGACCGACCCCGACCGGACGTTCCCCGGCACGGACGGCCGGCCGATCCCGGGCTCCGGAGCGATCGTTCGCTCGATCGCCGAGACGACCGAGCGCGAACCCGACCGGATCTTCGGGAAACCGTCCGAGGCGATGGTCAAAGCGGTGCTGGATCGGCTCCCCGGACCGCCCGAGGAATATCTCGTGATCGGCGACCGGGTCGAGACGGACGTCGCGCTCGGGGAGCGCGCCGGTATGACGACCGTCCGCGTCCGCACCGGGGCCGAGGCCAGTGGGAACGTAACGCCCGATCACGTCGTCGAGTCTCTCGGCGATATCGAGCGCGTCCTCTGA